GAcagtatttaaaatatatttaaataaatgatttgtACCGAACTTGTAAATTAGTTGCAGTTTTGCCAAATGGCCACCAGGGGGACTTCACTATCAGCACCAACAGATGGAGAAGAGAAGCGCAGCGGTCACCagcctttttgagcccaagatctctGGTCTTGGCTGTGATCAGTTGATACAGTTGATACTTTATGTTTTGGTGTCCTTTGCGCTCCGATGGGAGGGGGCCTAGGATTTACAAGAAGGCCTATTCCACGCATGCAAAGACTTGATGCGTGATAACTGAGACCGATACCACTTTTTGGCATTTTGAAGACACCGATGCCCATACTTTGTTGACATCAATAGTTTAATTACTAATTACTTAAGATACCGATACGTCCTCTACAAAAGTCATCATAATAATGGTATTCATATCTTCAGCCctaataataaatgttaaaattcGGATATCAATCAAATATCGGGTATttgtgatcatttaaaaaaacaaaagagcctGCATGTAGTAAGTTACCCTGAAAGATGAAGAATATTACACGTGCGTCTTTGGCATGTATTAATTGGTACCGATACATTATGAGGGCAGTGGATACTGAATGGATACTCCTGTGATGTGTCGATACCACGGTCCTGACCATCGGTTTATCACGCTGGGATCAATCCTATACGGCTACTGCCCTTGGTATCGGCACTGTCGTTATTTGGCTCGATCCGCCCAAGCTTTCCAGCTGCCGCGGGTCTACCTGTCGAGGTGAAGCCGCCACAAGGCGCCACTCCCGCGGTCGTCGTCGCCGCTGCGGTTGTTTTTCTCTACCTTAGCACTCAGCCATGGCGGTTTGGAATGCTTGTctgcttcttctccttctttgtTGTCTACACACATGCTCGTGCGACGACACGGGTGAGTGTCTTTTATTGACCTTCGTGGACGGAACGACGTCAGCCGCTTAAAATGAAAAGACAAGTTGTGTCTGAAGTTACGTTAGAGTAGCATGAGTATCTGTTCGTAATGTTTGATTACAGTGTTTCATGTGAAAGTGTGGAGCATTTCATCGCGGGAATCAGTGCAGTGGTGGTAAAAGtgctgtcacatgaccagaagtagTATCTGCTGTGTGTTTGCGTACTGAACGTCTGCACAAGTAGCAGAAGCGATAAATCGATATATAAAGTCATTTGGTGGTCTTAGTGGCCGCTGCCACTGTCGTGTGACGTCACTTGACCGCATCTCCGCACAGTCGGGATATGACATCGATTTCCGCGTCGTTGACGTTCCCTTGTCAATAAGTCAGAAATCCCACTTTTAGGGAACGCGTCCCCAGGTTTGTTGTTCACGCCGCCTATGGTTGGCGTGGCTGATAGACGCAAATGTGTTCATTGGTGCATGGGGCAGTTGCGACTGAGCCCTgtgaactctgcctagcaacaagtgtaaGCGCAAATGCATTCAACTGCGTGATGTTACGCCATATTTCTTAAAAttgtacctttttaaaaaaaaaaaataaaaatgttatttctgttTGACAACCTGCTGATGACCTCCCTCAGAATCTCTGCGAGGCTGGACCGGCACCGAGACCAACATGGGTCTTTGGGTGAGCAACCAGGTCCGGTCTGCTCTGAGCAGCGGGCTGACCACCGTCTTCCTTCCCGTGGTCTACATTGTGGTGTTCGTGGTGGGCCTGCCGGCCAACGCCATGGCCATCTGGGTGTTCCTGTTCCGCACCAAGAAGAAGCACCCGTCGTCCATCTACATGGCCAACCTGGCACTGGCCGACCTGCTCTTCGTCATCTGGGTCCCGCTGAAGATAGCGTACCACTTCAATGGCAACAACTGGATCTACGGCGAGGGCCTGTGCagggttctggtggccttcttCTACGGGAACATGTACTGCTCCATGGCGTTCATCGCCTGCATCAGCGTGCAGCGCTACTGGGCCGTGGTCCACCCGCTGGCCCAACGGCGGCGGGAGAACTGCATGGCCTGCGCCGTCTGCACGAGTATCTGGGCGGTGGTGTGGCTCCTCACCGTCCCGCTCTACCTGTACGACCAGCAGGTGCAAATCGCCCAGCCCAACATCGTCACCTGCCATGACACCACTCGCCCGGGCCAGAAGAAGATGGCGGCAGGCTACTTCCTGACCATGTGCACCGTGGGCTTCGTGGTACCCGCCGTGGTGTGTGTGGTCTCCTACGTGCTCATGCTGCGGACGCTCCGCAGCAGCATGGCGGACCCGACCGTCGGCAAGCAGCGGCGCAAGGCGGTGGTGCTGATCGTCACCGTTCTGCTGATGTTCCTGGTGTGTTTCACGCCCAGCAACGTCATGCTGCTGGTGCACTACGTGCTGCTGCTGAATGAGGCCGAGAACAACCTGTACGGCTTCTACATCACCACGCTGTGCCTGGCCAGCCTCAACAGCTGCATCGACCCCTTCGTCTACTACTACATCTCCGACGACTTCCGCCAGCACGTCAAGAACACCTTCCTGTGCCGCAGCGAGCGCACCGTGGAGCGCATGAGGGTGTCCTTCAGCGCACTCAAGTTCTCCAAGAAGCATAACACATACACGTCCGATTCCGGGGGCAACACGGGGAGCACGGAGTGTTAGTATTAGCGCTGTTAGCATGTTGTTCACTCTCTGCAGTTACTgcttttaatgtgtgtgtgtgtgtgtgtgtgtgtgtgtgtgtgtgtgtgtgtgtgtgtgtatgcaaagTTTACTTCACAGTACTGCAACTTTTGTCAATGGACCTTTTACgtgttctttattttgtttttaatttttgtggTTTTAAGTGTCCAGTGGCGTGGAATGAATCGGGTGTTTGCACCCCTTAACTGATCAACCTGGAGAATTCGTCCACTATTGAGCCTTGAAGGTCACCGTATTTCTCATTTGCATACGGTAGCATATGTAAAAAGccacattttttatgttattaaagTACTTTTCATGTAATTTCATGTGTTTTAGGGTGAATGGCCACACATGGTCGCCACGTGCATTTTATGCATTCATTTCCTTTTGATTGTTTTGCTAAATCACCACaagattaggtacacctgcacaagctaATGAGATCCAAATACAAGAGttgacaaatataataatttccACTTTATTACTCTTCACTATAGGTGTTAATTTAACAGTATgctattgtggttgtagtttgcagtggtgcactCTTTCTAATACTTGTATTTAGCACGCAGCTAAATAAGCTAACAAAAAATATTAGCAAGTAGATGATAAATACAAGAGTTGTGACTTGAGAAATATAATAGTCACTTTTTTATTCTGCACTACGGGTATTTAACAGTATGTGGTGTACTGTTTCTAATACTTGTATTTAGCACGTACTTAAATAAGCTAACAAGAAAATATTAGCATGTCGATAAAGTGCGCACATAAACTCAACAAACGGCTAAAATTGTGTAGGAATGGCGCGTAACTAAGTGTATATGTCATATTGTGGCCTTAAgtgaacattttgatgattttattttttaatgattaaaccCCTTCGTGAGCATCACCGCTGACGTCATCAAATCGAAGACCGGCTCGGCGGCTTGCGGATGACGTCACCACGCCCAGGTTGGTAAGTAGGTAGTCTCGGGgagtggcctttttttttttttaccggtgagggaggaggaggacgcgTTGGCGGATGTTTAAGTTGTTTCAGGGCGCGGACGCAGACAGGAGAGagcgagctagctagcttaGACGGAGCCAAGTAAGAATGGACCCTGCCCGCATTTGGACCCTTCTGGTCGTCTTGTGTCACTTTTGGGTCGCGGATGGCGCAGGTAAGATCCGGTTTTGTCTCTTCCCGAGGAAAAGAAATGACTGTGTTGTCATCGGCGTTGGTGTTCATTTGTGACCGAGTTTGGCGCTCAAATCTCGGCATCCCTCTCCTTCAGTCCGGCCTGTTGGCAAATGTTGTGGTTGGAGGCTGGTCTAATTTAACCAACATTCAAGTGAAGTCAGTAATAAAGTAGTGACCGCCAACCACGCTGTGTTGACAGTTCCGTTGCTGTATAAACAAGCAGATGAGCTACTTAAAATTAAGTTTTAATCACTTGAAaagctttaaatgtgttttttttttcaagctgttttttttttgttatttattaagaAGTAGATTCTCTGTTAAAGCGAACCGGCCTAAATTAAACTACTAAACGGGACCTACTCAGCTCTACTCCCTAATTGCTAGGTGCACTAC
This Dunckerocampus dactyliophorus isolate RoL2022-P2 chromosome 17, RoL_Ddac_1.1, whole genome shotgun sequence DNA region includes the following protein-coding sequences:
- the LOC129170087 gene encoding proteinase-activated receptor 2-like, translating into MAVWNACLLLLLLCCLHTCSCDDTESLRGWTGTETNMGLWVSNQVRSALSSGLTTVFLPVVYIVVFVVGLPANAMAIWVFLFRTKKKHPSSIYMANLALADLLFVIWVPLKIAYHFNGNNWIYGEGLCRVLVAFFYGNMYCSMAFIACISVQRYWAVVHPLAQRRRENCMACAVCTSIWAVVWLLTVPLYLYDQQVQIAQPNIVTCHDTTRPGQKKMAAGYFLTMCTVGFVVPAVVCVVSYVLMLRTLRSSMADPTVGKQRRKAVVLIVTVLLMFLVCFTPSNVMLLVHYVLLLNEAENNLYGFYITTLCLASLNSCIDPFVYYYISDDFRQHVKNTFLCRSERTVERMRVSFSALKFSKKHNTYTSDSGGNTGSTEC